From Burkholderia pseudomultivorans, the proteins below share one genomic window:
- the thrS gene encoding threonine--tRNA ligase, protein MLRRIRHRISAENMMDDCDHRVLGNKLELFHQQDESPGAIFWHPRGMVLLRVVEDYIRARMRQAGFSEVRTPQIIARSLWEQSGHWEKFGRGMFSLQSDDRPYCLKPMSCPCHVQIFRKGVRSYRDLPVRYSEFGAVHRAEPSGALHGLMRARAFTQDDAHVLCMPDQVEAEVARFCMLLKSIYADFGFGGFDVALSTRPAVRAGDEAVWDRAEAMLASAARAAGLDFAVRPGEGAFYGPKLEFHLLDRQGRQWQCGTIQLDFVLPERLGAAYVAEDGARAVPVMLHHAVLGSLERFIGVLLEHYEGWLPTWLAPDQIVVANIGHDERAFADRVASAFEAIGCRVLRDFRAERLPRKIFDARALAAPIVAVTGRKEALAGAVSLRMRNGESQVLALADALAYLEQHAHAPSATRAFRPPA, encoded by the coding sequence ATGCTCCGTCGTATTCGGCATCGAATATCAGCGGAGAACATGATGGATGACTGCGATCACCGAGTGCTCGGCAACAAGCTCGAGCTGTTTCATCAGCAGGACGAAAGTCCGGGTGCCATTTTCTGGCATCCGCGCGGCATGGTCCTGCTGCGTGTCGTCGAAGACTATATTCGTGCCCGGATGCGGCAAGCCGGATTTTCCGAAGTGCGGACGCCGCAGATCATCGCGCGCAGCCTGTGGGAGCAGAGCGGCCACTGGGAAAAGTTCGGACGCGGCATGTTCTCGCTGCAGAGCGACGATCGCCCGTACTGCCTCAAGCCGATGAGCTGTCCGTGCCATGTGCAGATCTTCAGGAAAGGCGTCCGCTCGTATCGCGATCTCCCGGTTCGATATTCGGAGTTCGGCGCGGTGCATCGCGCCGAGCCGTCGGGCGCGCTGCATGGCCTGATGCGCGCGCGTGCATTCACGCAGGACGACGCGCACGTGCTGTGCATGCCCGATCAGGTCGAGGCCGAAGTCGCGCGCTTCTGCATGTTGCTGAAGTCGATTTATGCGGACTTCGGATTCGGCGGGTTCGACGTGGCGTTGTCGACGAGGCCGGCGGTGCGCGCGGGCGACGAAGCGGTCTGGGACCGCGCCGAAGCGATGCTGGCGTCCGCCGCGCGGGCGGCCGGCCTCGACTTTGCCGTGCGGCCGGGGGAGGGCGCGTTTTACGGCCCGAAGCTCGAGTTTCACCTGCTCGACCGTCAGGGGCGGCAATGGCAGTGCGGGACCATTCAGCTCGACTTCGTGTTGCCGGAGCGGCTCGGCGCGGCGTACGTCGCGGAGGACGGGGCGCGAGCCGTGCCCGTCATGCTGCATCACGCGGTGCTCGGCAGCCTCGAACGGTTTATCGGCGTGCTGCTCGAACACTACGAAGGCTGGCTGCCGACGTGGCTCGCGCCCGACCAGATCGTCGTCGCGAACATCGGGCATGACGAACGCGCGTTTGCCGACCGTGTGGCATCCGCGTTCGAAGCGATCGGCTGCCGCGTGCTGCGCGACTTCCGTGCGGAACGCCTGCCGCGCAAGATCTTCGACGCACGCGCGCTGGCCGCGCCGATCGTCGCGGTGACCGGGCGCAAGGAGGCGCTGGCCGGCGCGGTGTCGCTGCGCATGAGAAACGGCGAGTCGCAGGTGCTGGCGCTCGCCGATGCGCTGGCTTACCTGGAGCAGCATGCACATGCACCCTCCGCGACGCGTGCGTTCCGGCCGCCGGCCTGA
- a CDS encoding MFS transporter, translating into MTDTSGKVRKYVGLTGICIASFLGCIDLTVVNTILPAIGRDFSIPIQATQWVTSIFMVALSAFMVPVGTLADNLGRKKLLMIGLAIFGVASLFAGIAHQFWLLVLFRFVQGIGCAILYTVSGAIVSYTFDESEQGKALGILFGANGIGLALGPIIGGVFAGALDWHVAFLINIPFIAISLVLCAWAIPEFREATAKRLDVTGCLLLVVGLTALVSYLSIDGASLHLWLLPVSIGSLALFVRHELNTRDPIVEFHFFREPRFLSALLATFFLAFFYCIVLLTFPIFFSSQLGMGDIAIGLFLLPATVTFSVASSWIGGRSERIGPSRIIVTGLFLFVVAALLLAVAAAKLDARWFLLPLILFGIGWGAILGPSTLVALGALPREKAAVAMGTSWTVHNIGGASGIAFAIFLTRHFDDFRSGYRALMLALAVIVMIVAVSCHMLASPRAQVDGEAR; encoded by the coding sequence ATGACTGATACATCGGGCAAGGTTCGAAAATATGTCGGGCTGACCGGCATTTGCATCGCCAGCTTCCTGGGCTGCATCGATCTCACGGTCGTCAACACGATTCTTCCTGCGATCGGCCGCGACTTCTCGATTCCGATCCAGGCGACGCAGTGGGTCACGTCGATATTCATGGTGGCGCTGTCGGCGTTCATGGTGCCGGTCGGCACGCTCGCCGACAATCTCGGGCGCAAGAAGCTGCTGATGATCGGCCTGGCGATATTCGGCGTCGCGTCGCTGTTCGCCGGTATCGCGCATCAGTTCTGGCTGCTGGTTCTGTTCCGCTTCGTGCAGGGCATCGGTTGCGCGATCCTGTATACGGTGTCGGGCGCGATCGTCAGCTATACCTTCGACGAAAGCGAGCAGGGCAAGGCGCTGGGGATCCTGTTCGGCGCGAACGGCATCGGCCTCGCGCTCGGCCCGATCATCGGCGGCGTGTTCGCGGGCGCGCTCGACTGGCATGTCGCATTCCTGATCAATATTCCGTTCATTGCGATCAGCCTGGTTCTCTGTGCATGGGCGATACCGGAATTCAGGGAAGCCACGGCGAAGCGCCTCGACGTCACCGGTTGCCTGCTGCTCGTCGTCGGCCTGACCGCGCTCGTCAGCTATCTGTCGATCGACGGGGCGTCGCTCCATCTGTGGCTGCTGCCGGTGTCGATCGGGTCGCTGGCGCTGTTCGTGCGGCACGAACTGAACACGCGCGATCCGATCGTCGAGTTTCATTTCTTCCGGGAACCGCGGTTCCTGTCCGCGCTGCTGGCGACGTTCTTTCTCGCGTTCTTCTACTGCATCGTGCTGCTGACCTTCCCGATTTTCTTTTCGAGCCAGCTCGGGATGGGCGACATCGCGATCGGCCTGTTCCTGCTGCCCGCGACCGTGACGTTCTCGGTCGCGTCGTCTTGGATCGGCGGCCGAAGCGAGCGCATCGGGCCGTCGCGGATCATCGTGACCGGCCTGTTCCTGTTCGTCGTCGCGGCGCTGCTGCTGGCCGTTGCCGCGGCGAAGCTGGACGCGCGCTGGTTCTTGCTGCCGCTGATCCTGTTCGGCATCGGCTGGGGCGCGATTCTCGGCCCGTCGACGCTGGTCGCGCTCGGCGCGCTGCCACGCGAGAAGGCGGCCGTCGCGATGGGCACCTCATGGACGGTGCACAACATCGGCGGCGCGAGCGGCATCGCGTTCGCGATCTTCCTGACCCGGCATTTCGACGATTTCCGCAGCGGCTATCGGGCGCTGATGCTGGCGCTGGCGGTGATCGTGATGATCGTCGCCGTGTCGTGTCATATGCTGGCGTCGCCGCGCGCCCAGGTCGACGGAGAGGCGCGCTAG
- a CDS encoding 2OG-Fe(II) oxygenase, protein MTRRRRTAAHFAIGIFALDSIMSKPMKKRAEVAHAVIDLDETALRADHLLALCNGDALAIRIHTFAPPAVIRRAGERLFSHPERGALGHATEFTRLGIAYAEIRSDEVRRAYHAHALDNIQRVRTLFGELASPVDRFRTLLDDAWPEGARLLSVDRQKCFVGVCRYQTPGVDLEPHIDNLEWTLPKGIDWKLRHQLSANIYLQVPPRGGELELWNIEPDAHEYAALQGDRRYGISRRHVSDPDVVVKPEVGDLIILNPRFIHAVRPVEEQDRVTLSAFVGVKSETEPLVYWS, encoded by the coding sequence TTGACGCGCCGGCGCCGCACGGCGGCGCATTTTGCGATCGGGATCTTCGCCCTCGACTCCATCATGTCCAAGCCCATGAAAAAACGAGCAGAAGTCGCACACGCAGTCATCGATCTGGACGAAACCGCGCTGCGCGCCGATCACCTGCTGGCGCTATGCAACGGCGACGCATTGGCGATACGCATCCACACGTTTGCACCGCCGGCGGTGATCCGGCGCGCCGGGGAGCGCCTGTTCTCGCATCCGGAGCGCGGCGCGCTGGGCCATGCCACCGAGTTCACGCGGCTCGGCATCGCGTATGCCGAGATCCGCTCCGACGAGGTCCGGCGCGCGTACCACGCGCACGCACTGGACAACATCCAGCGTGTGCGCACGCTGTTCGGCGAGCTGGCCTCGCCGGTCGACCGGTTTCGCACGCTGCTCGACGACGCCTGGCCCGAAGGCGCGCGGCTCCTCAGCGTCGACCGGCAGAAATGCTTCGTCGGCGTGTGCCGTTACCAGACGCCCGGCGTCGATCTCGAGCCGCATATCGACAACCTGGAGTGGACGCTGCCGAAGGGCATCGACTGGAAACTTCGACACCAGCTGTCGGCGAACATCTATCTGCAGGTTCCGCCGCGCGGCGGCGAACTGGAGCTCTGGAACATCGAGCCCGACGCGCACGAGTACGCCGCGTTGCAGGGCGACCGGCGCTACGGGATCAGCCGCCGCCACGTGAGCGATCCCGACGTCGTCGTCAAGCCGGAGGTCGGCGACCTGATCATCCTGAATCCGCGCTTCATTCATGCGGTACGCCCGGTCGAGGAGCAGGACAGGGTCACGCTGAGTGCCTTTGTCGGCGTCAAATCCGAAACCGAACCGTTGGTCTACTGGAGCTAA
- a CDS encoding TonB-dependent receptor plug domain-containing protein, whose protein sequence is MKSQRSKYARAARQRGCLLALTACGLGSGAAWAQDAGNATLTGNVQDVVVTTGTRETAKKAGDSTNPVDVIGGDALRRTGQTNLRDALVQLSPSIARQAMRGDAGNLTSTLTLHGLSPDHVLVLVNGKRRHSSANISLNRGPQQGSTGVDVDLIPVSAVDHVEILRDGASAQYGSDAIAGVINVILKSDYKGGELSNTTGQTYRGDGLAQNNAASLGLRLGDAGFLDLSAEYNRQNHTVRTGPDPRTGRDDNLILGSPASTREAFAFNAGYLLDSGVQLYGFGTYAHRDGSSYQNYRLPSVLPSIYPNGFTPQETISENDYSVTAGVKGDRLFGWAWDLSTTYGSDNINIGMINSANTSLFADTGSTPTRFHLSNFHNTQWTNNLDLSRAFRLPVLPAPLNVSVGVEHRHETYSVGAGDAASTYGSGTQALPGLSSLSALSASREVLGAYADLATKLAPNWQVDLAGRYEHYNDVGSTANGKLSTRYDITPRIAVRGSVGTGFRAPSLATEYFTNLNISPLSANGILAANSAAARNLGATPLKPEKSTNFDVGLVLNPLPKLNVTIDAYQIDIRDRIVLGGTYSGQTAIDALTLAGITLPAGLPSVTANYFTNGVNTRTRGIDIVGTYHSNFASWGSVDWDLGINFNTTSVTRIGRDNNGNALLNAQQVAYLTSSTPKNKIVIGGTWHLDKWAVSLHESRYGTTSGEESIWSGPNAYSTTTFVHFKNAARYITDLEVRYAVTRKFEIALGANNLFNAYPTTLPANTQFLGTKYDIVSSPIGVNGGFYYLRARYLL, encoded by the coding sequence TTGAAATCTCAGAGGAGTAAATACGCACGCGCCGCGCGGCAGCGCGGTTGTCTGCTGGCGCTGACCGCCTGCGGATTGGGGAGCGGGGCGGCCTGGGCGCAGGACGCAGGCAACGCGACGCTCACCGGCAACGTGCAGGACGTCGTCGTAACGACCGGCACGCGCGAGACCGCGAAGAAGGCAGGCGACAGCACGAATCCCGTCGACGTGATCGGCGGCGATGCGCTGCGCCGCACCGGCCAGACCAACCTGCGCGATGCGCTCGTGCAGTTGTCGCCCTCGATCGCACGGCAGGCGATGCGGGGCGACGCGGGGAACCTGACCAGCACGCTGACGCTGCACGGGCTGAGCCCCGATCACGTCCTCGTGCTCGTCAACGGCAAGCGCCGGCATTCGTCCGCGAACATCTCGCTGAACCGGGGCCCGCAGCAGGGCTCGACCGGCGTCGACGTGGATCTGATCCCGGTCTCGGCGGTCGATCACGTCGAGATCCTGCGCGACGGCGCATCGGCGCAATACGGCTCGGACGCGATCGCGGGCGTGATCAACGTCATCCTCAAGTCCGACTACAAGGGTGGCGAGCTGTCGAACACGACCGGGCAGACCTATCGCGGCGACGGCCTCGCGCAGAACAATGCGGCCAGCCTCGGCCTGCGTCTCGGCGATGCGGGTTTCCTGGACCTCAGCGCCGAATACAACCGCCAGAACCACACGGTGCGCACCGGCCCCGATCCGCGCACGGGCCGCGACGACAACCTGATCCTCGGTTCGCCGGCGAGCACGCGCGAGGCATTCGCATTCAACGCGGGCTACCTGCTCGACAGCGGCGTGCAGCTCTACGGATTCGGCACGTACGCGCATCGCGACGGCAGCAGCTACCAGAACTACCGGCTGCCCTCGGTGCTGCCGTCGATCTATCCGAACGGCTTCACGCCGCAGGAGACGATCAGCGAGAACGACTATTCGGTGACGGCCGGCGTGAAGGGCGACAGGCTGTTCGGCTGGGCGTGGGATCTCAGCACGACCTACGGCAGCGACAACATCAACATCGGCATGATCAACTCGGCGAACACGAGCCTGTTCGCGGATACGGGCTCGACGCCGACGCGCTTTCACTTGTCGAATTTCCACAACACGCAGTGGACGAACAACCTCGACCTGTCGCGCGCCTTCCGGCTGCCGGTGCTGCCCGCGCCGCTGAACGTGTCGGTCGGCGTCGAGCATCGCCACGAGACCTACTCGGTCGGCGCCGGCGATGCGGCATCGACCTACGGTTCGGGCACGCAGGCGCTGCCCGGGCTGTCGTCGCTCAGCGCGCTGTCGGCGTCGCGCGAGGTGCTCGGCGCGTACGCCGATCTCGCGACGAAGCTCGCGCCGAACTGGCAGGTCGACCTTGCCGGGCGTTACGAGCACTACAACGACGTCGGCAGTACCGCGAACGGCAAGCTGTCGACGCGCTACGACATCACGCCGCGCATCGCGGTGCGCGGCAGCGTCGGCACGGGCTTTCGCGCGCCGTCGCTCGCCACGGAGTACTTCACGAACCTGAACATCTCGCCGCTCAGCGCAAACGGCATACTCGCGGCGAATTCCGCGGCGGCGCGTAATCTCGGCGCGACGCCGCTGAAGCCCGAGAAGTCGACGAACTTCGACGTCGGCCTCGTGCTCAATCCGCTGCCGAAGCTGAACGTGACGATCGACGCATACCAGATCGACATCCGCGACCGCATCGTGCTGGGCGGCACCTACAGCGGCCAGACGGCGATCGACGCACTGACGCTGGCCGGCATCACGCTGCCTGCCGGGCTGCCTTCAGTGACGGCGAACTACTTCACGAACGGCGTGAACACGCGCACGCGCGGCATCGACATCGTCGGCACGTATCACAGCAATTTCGCGTCGTGGGGCAGTGTCGACTGGGATCTCGGCATCAACTTCAACACGACGAGCGTGACGCGAATCGGGCGCGACAACAACGGCAATGCATTGCTCAACGCGCAGCAGGTCGCGTACCTGACGTCGTCGACGCCGAAGAACAAGATCGTGATCGGCGGCACCTGGCATCTCGACAAGTGGGCGGTCAGCCTGCACGAGTCGCGCTACGGCACGACATCCGGGGAAGAGAGCATCTGGAGCGGACCGAACGCCTACTCGACGACGACCTTCGTGCACTTCAAGAACGCTGCGCGCTACATCACCGATCTCGAAGTGCGCTATGCGGTGACGCGCAAGTTCGAGATCGCGCTCGGCGCGAACAACCTGTTCAACGCGTATCCGACCACGCTGCCGGCGAATACGCAGTTCCTGGGCACGAAGTACGACATCGTGTCGTCGCCGATCGGCGTGAACGGCGGTTTCTACTATCTGCGTGCGCGCTACCTGCTTTGA
- a CDS encoding Hsp20/alpha crystallin family protein — protein sequence MNDSTELATRRSGTEVAHAEQAAPARQFTRIAPAVDVFEDSHGITLYADLPGVPREKLDVRVQDSSLTVEAEAVIPTPAGLRLQHGEVRHPHFWRAFTLSPDFDVSRIDAQLRDGVLKLTIPRREEAKPRRIEVSVDKAGV from the coding sequence ATGAACGACAGTACCGAACTGGCGACTCGCCGTTCCGGCACCGAGGTCGCCCACGCCGAGCAGGCGGCGCCTGCCAGGCAGTTCACCCGCATCGCGCCTGCCGTCGATGTGTTCGAGGACAGTCACGGCATTACGCTGTATGCGGACCTGCCCGGCGTTCCGCGTGAAAAGCTCGACGTGCGCGTGCAGGACAGCAGCCTGACCGTCGAGGCCGAAGCGGTGATTCCGACGCCTGCCGGACTGCGGCTGCAACACGGCGAAGTGCGCCATCCGCACTTCTGGCGCGCGTTCACGCTCAGCCCCGACTTCGACGTTTCGCGTATCGATGCGCAGCTGCGCGACGGGGTGCTGAAGCTGACCATACCGCGCCGCGAGGAGGCGAAGCCGCGACGCATCGAGGTGAGTGTCGACAAGGCAGGGGTATAG
- a CDS encoding Hsp20/alpha crystallin family protein, protein MSDLFFGTDLLGEFDRLQRQMASLFAGYPASLRATRSETFPPVNIGSTDDSVEIVAFAPGLDPAAIDVTIDKGLLTISGERRPPESNADAETRVYARERFMGAFRRVIELPQHADPDKVDARYVNGCLIVSVGRSEASKPRAITVQ, encoded by the coding sequence ATGAGCGATCTTTTCTTCGGCACCGATCTGCTGGGCGAATTCGACCGCCTGCAACGGCAGATGGCCAGCCTCTTTGCGGGCTATCCCGCAAGCCTGCGCGCCACGCGCAGCGAAACCTTTCCTCCGGTGAATATCGGCAGCACCGACGACAGCGTCGAGATCGTCGCGTTCGCGCCAGGGCTCGATCCTGCCGCGATCGACGTCACGATCGACAAGGGGCTGCTGACGATCAGCGGCGAGCGCCGGCCGCCCGAATCGAACGCGGACGCCGAGACGCGCGTATATGCGAGGGAGCGTTTCATGGGCGCGTTCCGGCGCGTGATCGAGTTGCCGCAGCACGCCGATCCGGACAAGGTCGACGCGCGGTACGTGAACGGTTGCCTGATCGTCAGTGTCGGGCGGTCCGAGGCATCGAAGCCGCGCGCGATTACGGTCCAGTGA
- a CDS encoding co-chaperone GroES, which produces MQIRPLYDRVIVKRIETQRTTASGIVIPDSAAEKPEQGEVLAVGNGRLLQDGTLRALQLKVGDHVLFGKYAGQTVKVDGEELLVMREEDVMGVLDADADASRKAA; this is translated from the coding sequence ATGCAGATTCGTCCCCTCTACGACCGGGTTATCGTCAAGCGAATCGAAACGCAGCGGACGACAGCTTCGGGCATCGTGATTCCCGACTCGGCTGCCGAGAAGCCCGAACAAGGCGAAGTGCTCGCAGTCGGCAACGGCCGGCTGCTGCAGGATGGCACGCTGCGCGCGCTCCAGTTGAAAGTCGGCGACCACGTTCTCTTCGGCAAATACGCAGGCCAGACCGTCAAGGTCGACGGCGAGGAACTGCTCGTCATGCGCGAGGAAGACGTGATGGGCGTCCTCGACGCCGACGCAGACGCCTCCCGCAAGGCTGCCTGA
- the groL gene encoding chaperonin GroEL (60 kDa chaperone family; promotes refolding of misfolded polypeptides especially under stressful conditions; forms two stacked rings of heptamers to form a barrel-shaped 14mer; ends can be capped by GroES; misfolded proteins enter the barrel where they are refolded when GroES binds) encodes MSAKDVQFHGSARARIVKGVNVLADAVKVTLGPKGRNVLIERSFGAPTITKDGVSVAKEIELKDRFENMGAQIVKQVASKTADVAGDGTTTATVLAQAVVQEGMKHVAAGMNPMDLKRGIDKAVAAVLDELRKLSKPISTNREIAQVGSISANSDEAIGKIIADAMEKVGKEGVITVEDGKSLDNELDVVEGMQFDRGYVSPYFINDPEKQAAYLDDALILLHDKKISNIRDLLPVLEAASKAGKPLLIVAEDIDGEALATLVVNAMRGILKVAAVKAPGFGDRRKAMLEDIAILTGATVISEETGKQLQKATLEDLGRAKRVEVRKDDTIIIDGAGDEKRIEARVKAIRTQIDEATSDYDREKLQERVAKLAGGVAVIKVGAATEVEMKEKKDRVDDALHATRAAVEEGIVPGGGVALLRARSMVKELKGANSDQDAGIQIVLRALEAPLRVIASNAGDEPSVVVAKVLEGTGNFGYNAATGEYGDLVEAGVVDPTKVTRTALQNAASIAGLILTTDASVAEAPKDADPAPSATPELEY; translated from the coding sequence ATGAGTGCCAAAGACGTTCAATTCCATGGCAGCGCACGCGCCCGTATCGTCAAGGGCGTGAACGTTCTCGCCGATGCCGTGAAGGTGACCCTCGGACCGAAAGGCCGCAACGTGCTGATCGAGCGCAGCTTCGGCGCGCCCACCATCACGAAGGATGGCGTGTCGGTCGCGAAGGAAATCGAGCTGAAGGACCGCTTCGAAAACATGGGCGCGCAGATCGTCAAGCAGGTCGCGTCGAAGACTGCCGATGTCGCCGGCGACGGCACCACCACGGCTACCGTGCTGGCCCAGGCCGTCGTGCAGGAAGGCATGAAGCACGTCGCGGCCGGCATGAACCCGATGGACCTCAAGCGCGGCATCGACAAGGCGGTGGCTGCCGTGCTCGACGAACTGCGCAAGCTTTCGAAGCCGATTTCCACGAACCGCGAGATCGCGCAGGTCGGTTCGATCTCGGCGAATTCCGACGAGGCGATCGGCAAAATCATCGCCGACGCGATGGAGAAGGTCGGCAAGGAAGGCGTGATCACCGTCGAGGACGGCAAGTCGCTCGACAACGAGCTCGACGTGGTCGAAGGCATGCAGTTCGATCGCGGCTACGTCAGCCCCTACTTCATCAACGATCCGGAAAAGCAGGCCGCGTATCTCGACGACGCGCTGATCCTGCTGCACGACAAGAAGATCTCGAACATCCGCGACCTGCTGCCCGTGCTCGAAGCAGCCTCGAAGGCCGGCAAGCCGCTGCTGATCGTCGCCGAAGATATCGACGGCGAAGCATTGGCGACGCTCGTCGTGAACGCGATGCGCGGCATCCTGAAGGTCGCGGCGGTCAAGGCGCCCGGCTTCGGCGACCGGCGCAAGGCCATGCTCGAGGATATCGCCATTCTCACGGGTGCGACCGTCATCTCGGAGGAAACCGGCAAGCAGTTGCAGAAGGCCACGCTCGAGGATCTCGGCCGCGCGAAGCGCGTCGAGGTGCGCAAGGACGACACGATCATCATCGACGGCGCCGGTGACGAGAAGCGCATCGAAGCGCGCGTGAAGGCGATCCGCACGCAGATCGACGAGGCGACGAGCGACTACGATCGCGAGAAGCTGCAGGAGCGCGTGGCGAAGCTCGCGGGCGGCGTCGCCGTCATCAAGGTCGGTGCGGCGACCGAAGTCGAGATGAAGGAAAAGAAGGACCGCGTGGACGATGCCCTGCACGCGACCCGTGCGGCGGTCGAGGAAGGCATCGTGCCGGGAGGCGGCGTCGCGCTGCTGCGTGCGCGTTCGATGGTGAAGGAACTGAAGGGCGCCAACAGCGATCAGGATGCCGGTATCCAGATCGTGCTGCGCGCGCTCGAAGCGCCGCTGCGCGTCATCGCTTCGAATGCGGGGGATGAGCCTTCGGTCGTCGTCGCCAAGGTGCTCGAAGGCACGGGCAACTTCGGCTACAACGCGGCGACCGGCGAATACGGCGATCTGGTCGAGGCAGGCGTGGTCGATCCGACCAAGGTCACGCGCACGGCATTGCAGAATGCCGCGTCGATCGCCGGCCTGATCCTGACGACGGACGCATCGGTTGCCGAAGCGCCGAAGGACGCCGATCCGGCGCCGTCCGCCACGCCGGAACTCGAGTACTGA
- a CDS encoding energy transducer TonB — protein MRSIVNERLPVSGGRPKRDVRRFAMAIGVASLLWYAFLGGALKLFMGERPAPARPEAIQMQLVELPPVELPPPSPGMQHVDHAEPVAVQHHAVSRPTTAQAPHAPTRPTPPIARPATAPSNDAPVTPSPSTPTQSAHTADDARPAPPTQSDAPPAHANSTGGTQARLLSQPLPALPDDLREQAYQAVAVARFFVHANGTFDIELVKPTPNPRLNQILLETLRRWRFFPATEDGHPVESRQDVRVHFNVE, from the coding sequence TTGCGGTCCATCGTGAATGAACGCTTGCCGGTATCCGGCGGCCGGCCGAAGCGGGACGTGCGTCGTTTCGCCATGGCAATCGGCGTCGCGAGCCTGCTGTGGTACGCGTTTCTCGGGGGCGCGCTGAAGCTGTTCATGGGTGAGCGGCCCGCTCCCGCGCGGCCCGAGGCGATACAGATGCAGCTGGTCGAACTGCCGCCGGTCGAACTGCCGCCGCCATCGCCGGGCATGCAGCACGTCGATCATGCGGAGCCTGTCGCGGTCCAGCATCATGCCGTGTCGCGGCCGACGACTGCGCAAGCGCCGCATGCGCCGACCCGGCCGACGCCGCCGATCGCGCGCCCGGCGACCGCGCCGTCGAATGACGCGCCGGTGACGCCATCGCCTTCAACGCCCACGCAATCCGCACACACTGCCGACGATGCGCGCCCGGCGCCGCCGACGCAAAGCGATGCGCCGCCCGCGCATGCGAACTCGACGGGCGGCACGCAGGCGCGCCTGCTGTCCCAGCCGCTGCCGGCGCTTCCCGACGATCTTCGCGAGCAGGCGTATCAAGCTGTCGCGGTCGCGCGTTTTTTTGTCCATGCGAACGGGACGTTCGACATCGAGCTCGTGAAGCCGACGCCCAATCCCCGGCTCAATCAGATACTGCTGGAGACGCTGCGGAGATGGCGTTTTTTCCCGGCGACGGAGGACGGGCATCCGGTGGAGAGCCGACAGGATGTCCGCGTGCATTTCAACGTGGAGTGA
- a CDS encoding ExbD/TolR family protein encodes MKLRRSRASKRGRIEIIPMIDVMFFLLATFMLTSLAMQRLDAVRIDLPHGSATQLQADRPLTLSVDQGDRIFINQQPTALAQVSGTVARLLGRDHDIIVAADNRASHGVVVQAMLEARRAGAEHFLVAVHRE; translated from the coding sequence ATGAAGCTGCGCCGCTCGCGCGCCTCGAAGCGTGGACGTATCGAGATCATCCCGATGATCGACGTGATGTTCTTCCTGCTCGCGACCTTCATGCTGACCTCGCTCGCGATGCAGCGACTCGATGCGGTCCGCATCGATCTCCCGCATGGCAGCGCAACGCAGCTGCAAGCCGATCGACCGCTCACGCTGTCGGTCGACCAAGGCGACCGGATCTTCATCAACCAGCAGCCGACGGCGCTCGCGCAGGTGAGCGGCACCGTCGCCCGCCTGCTCGGCCGCGATCACGACATCATCGTCGCAGCCGACAATCGCGCTTCGCACGGCGTCGTCGTGCAGGCGATGCTCGAAGCGCGCCGCGCGGGCGCCGAACATTTTCTCGTTGCGGTCCATCGTGAATGA
- a CDS encoding MotA/TolQ/ExbB proton channel family protein, protein MNEWTGFTDALRIGGWVVYPLSALAIVALAIIIDRGYVFWRFARGIHDASRDYPDAHVMRRLGAIFEEGGMPLWRAEAKIDAIAQRIERDMSRGLWLLETIVTAAPLLGLLGTIVGMMHSFRLIGGDGLVNPAGVSGGVAQALVATAIGLVIALVALFAFNYFSRRVDRLMDDIELHANERLGELRLVQDRGASA, encoded by the coding sequence ATGAACGAGTGGACGGGATTTACCGATGCGTTGCGGATCGGCGGCTGGGTCGTCTATCCGCTGAGTGCGCTGGCGATCGTCGCGCTGGCGATCATCATCGATCGCGGATACGTATTCTGGCGCTTCGCGCGCGGCATCCACGACGCGTCGCGCGACTACCCCGACGCACATGTGATGCGTCGGCTCGGCGCGATCTTCGAGGAGGGCGGGATGCCGCTCTGGCGCGCCGAAGCGAAGATCGACGCGATTGCGCAGCGCATCGAGCGCGACATGAGCCGCGGCCTGTGGCTGCTCGAAACGATCGTCACGGCCGCGCCCTTGCTCGGCCTGCTCGGCACGATCGTCGGCATGATGCATTCGTTCCGGCTGATCGGCGGCGACGGGCTCGTCAATCCGGCCGGCGTGTCGGGCGGGGTCGCGCAGGCGCTCGTCGCGACCGCAATCGGCCTCGTGATAGCGCTGGTCGCGCTGTTCGCGTTCAACTACTTCTCGCGCCGCGTCGACCGCCTGATGGACGACATCGAGTTGCACGCGAACGAACGCCTGGGCGAGCTGCGGCTCGTGCAGGACCGCGGAGCCTCGGCATGA